The window tggctgccgagccacctctttcctattgtcacggcaggccggaccactgcaccatacccactgtgattgctaccaaaagctacaagtgagccaagcttccaggcttggctcgctccagtggtatatatatggtgacgccgccacagccgtcacacctattggttgttttttttaGGTGTCCACATCATATTCGTGACAAGCCTATATTTTACAGGCCTCAATAGCACTTATCTAACATATAGTTTTATATATTGAAAGTTATCATAATTTTTTTATTATTAATCTAAAGGGTTATTAATTTATAAGGCTAAACTAAAATTCTAAAGTTAATTTCAAAAAATGAATTAATATTATTAATATCTAGTAATATATATTTCATAAAATAAAAGAGAAGTAAAAAATTAAAGTAGAGGTAAGGTAGGATTTTTAGGCTATAAGCGAAATTTTTAGGTACGATGTAGAATTAAAATTCTAGCAATTTAATTTGGGACTACTTACCGTTTCGTCCGTTATACCCAACGCCCAATTGGGACGACTTGAAAGCGTGTTCAGCCTCAGCTGGAAAAACCGGGGAAACCATTGCGCAAACCTCCATCCAAATCAAGGGTCCAAAAGAGGGCTAGATGAGGATGCATATATTTGAGAACTGGTCCCCCGTGAATCTAGCTGCCACATGTCGTCGATGGCCTGGAACCTGCCACGCTCTCTGGCTCTTGTCTTCCTTGGTGTTTCATTCCTGGTGCTCTGAGACGGTGATTTGCGCTACCCTTGTCGCGTCGATCAGGTCTTGGCCAACCGCGCCAACCACTCGGATGCCGGCGCTCTCGATCCCTCATTGTGGCTGAGCCCCTTTCCACTCGAGAAACACAGCGGCAAACCGTCAACACAGCCGCTTGGCCTCGCACTCCCTTTTGCAAATCTGCGCTGCTTCTGTGTGAAGGAGGCCGGACCAACTCATCATCAGGGTTCAGACTTCAGATCGGTCAATAATAATTCCTATTGcaacagaagaaggagattcCCGTTGGGCATCTTCAAGAGTCTGGCTTGGGAAGCGCATCGTTGGATGCTGCGGCTCGTTTGGTATCTCATCCAACATCTTATTATTTTTTTCGCTGGACACTGGTGGTCAATCAATCTTTTCCCTTGTCGTCGCATCTGCAGTCCGACAATCTCGTCACTGGTTTTACCTCCGTTTCCGTACCTACCTACGATCTCCCTTGCCTGCGAATACTACGGAGTATCCCTCTCACACCAACGGGTCTAGTCTGCGGCACCGGGTAGTGTGGCTGCTGTCCGCCCCCAGGCTCCTCTCATTGTTCCTGTCGCCGcaactcaccaccaccatcacaccgCACTTCGACTTCCCGCGCCCGCcccggcttcttcttgtccctCTTTTATTCCTCTTTTCTGGGGATTAGCCAGGGGCTTCCCGATGCCCGACGACTCCATACGCCCTCTGATAACTGCTCGCTCCATCTCACCTGCTCCGACATTTCCAACTCGCGATACATTCGATACTATGGATCTCGCCGGCGATAACGTGGTGAGGAAGGGCAAGCTTTCTTGGGTTGTTGCGCTATCCTACGCTATCGACTGGATCATTCTCATCGCCGTTGGCGTCGTTGGATACATTTTAGGTCATATTACACCAAACAAGCGGCCGTTCGCGCTCGACGACCGCAATATTTCGTACGTTTTTaggtcccctcctcccgcaatTGATGTCAGAGCCGCTGAAGTTGACGTTTGACCATTTTTTCACTCTAGATTTCCCTATGCCGAACAAGAAACAGTGCCAGTATGGCTCGCGGTTGTCATCAGCGTCATGTGCCCGATTGtcatcatcgccgtcatCTGCCTCGTTTTCGTGCCCGGTTCCACCGTCCCCCGAGGAACACCCAAGTCATTAATATGGCAGCGCAAGCTCTGGGAGCTGCACCAAGGCTGGTTGGGTTTGGCTTTATCTGTTATGGCAGCTTGGATCATCACCAATGGCATGAAGAACTTGTTCGGAAAGCCGCGTCCGGATCTTCTTGATCGGTGCCAGCCAGACATGGAGAACCTCAAGGATTATATCATTGGCGGGCTGCTCAGATTGAATAGCTCATTAACTCCAGGCCACATCCTCGGTCCTGGCACCCTCGTGAGCCCCAACATTTGCACGAATCCCGACAAGGCTGTGTTGGACGATGGCTTTAGGAGCTACCCTAGCGGCCATTCTAGTTCAGCCTCAGCTGGTATGTAAACTCTTTCACAATGTCAAGGCAGTATCCAAACTAACAATTCTCCAGGTCTCGTTTACCTCTCCCTTTTCATTGCGAGCAAGTTCGCGATAACAATCCCGTTCTTCTCCACTTCAGGCTCGTCGGCCGATCACgaaaccaccgccgccgccttcccctCCAGAACCCGCATTCCCAGCGTCAAGGTCAGCGGTCCGGATTCGTATGAGCTTTCCAACCGCAGCCCCTCAGCCCTCACCAACTCCATCGAAGACCCGGCCCTCTTATCCAAAGGCGTGACGGCAACGAACCGAAAGATAGCAGCAGTCCGCCGTCAGGCCGCGGCGCCACCTCTGTATCTCCTCCTGGTAGCCATCATCCCCTTCTTCGCATCAATCTACATTGCCGGCTCCCGCTGGTGGGATTTCAGGCACCACGCCTTCGACATCCTCTTTGGCTACCTCATCGGCCTCGTCGGCGCCATCTTCGCCTTTAGGTAttaccacctccccatctcgCGCGGTGCGGGCTGGGCATGGGGTCCCCGCAGCCACGACAAGGCCTTTTGGGCGGGTGTGGGAAGCTACAGCTATGCCACGAGCCGCACGCGCGGCACGTACCGCTcgggcgacgaggaggaggccctGGGCGCGCCTATCGAGCCGTACGGACGGGGAAGCGGCATGAGCAGTGTCGCTCCTGTGGCGCCGAGAAAGGGCGGGTCGCAAGGGATGGACGCGAGGGACGAGGATACGTCATATACCGGGGCTTCGGGGAACGATCACAGCCCTGAGCCACATGCGAGATGAACAACAATAATAACATGATTTGATCGTTGACTCGTTGACGCTTTGTTTCATGTCGTCATTTGGCGGAGGTAGGTGGGTTCTGGATACACACATGTTATTGGAATGACACAAACGACTGGGCTGAACATGGGACTGGACTTTTAGGACGGGCTGGTTTAGGGAAGGGctgttttttctcttttttcctttccttttccccgAAAGGCAGGCCGGTTGATTGATTTGGAAAAGGGGCGAGGCgagtgaagaagggggtgaggtcGTTTTCTTTCCGACAGGGATTTATTGACTCGATCAGCGTTTGGTCGCTTGGTACAACCTCTGTTCTTTTGTCgacttttttttcatttGGTAGTTTTGAACAATTCTTTGTAACGGGCGTTGGGGGCAAGCCATTTTCTTTAGGTGTGTATCAAAAAGACAGGTAGCACAGGCcttttttttatctttttggGTCCGTTGGCTGGGCAGAATCACATCTGTTTTTACAATCGATTAATCTGTGTGGACCACATGCTAAGTGTGATATCACTTGAGAGAAGCTGAGCATATGGACAAGGCGCTGAACCGTGAAGAAGGGTCGGTATGAGTCTCATTACATACAGACAGCCTGGTAAGAAGTACACATCCAGGTCAATGTACAGCTACTTCATCAGTCCTAACACCGATCCCCACACCCATCCAAttaaccccctcctccccctccctccgcaaGCCAAGCCCCCTTTCTCACAGTGAACGCCAGAGTGTAGATGCTGCCAACCAAAGCCCAGTAAAAGTTCCATATGTGCTGTGCGTGTGGTATTGTGTTGTTATAATGCTGTGACAAGTGACCGCTCCTTCAACAGTGCGTTGCAGCGGAAAAACCCCATCAAGACCAAAATGGAAAAAAGACGCTGAATCAAAAACCCCAAGAAAAAAGCCCAGAACCACTACCAGAAAAAAATGCATGATCCGTTCAAATGTAAACCagacaccaccacttcctAACCCACAGAACCCATCTACACATCGTGCCCCCACCTGGGATCGCCACCCACACATACGTTCATCCAGTCTCGATTCACTGCAGTGTAGCGACCTCTCCAGCACCCCGGTATTGCACCACCGCCGCAGGGTTGTGATCCATAgcatcctccatcatctcctcctcttcgtcctcctcctcttcgtcctcatcgtcgtcctccccGTCCACCTTGGCAAAGCCGctgtccacctccatcttccgcaacctcctcctcatctcccccctctccttgtTCTGCCACCTCACCAGGGCAGCCGCGGCGTGCACCTTGAATCCGTAGACGCGGGGAACGTACCGCTCTGTGGTCTTGGGGGGCACCAGAGCGGGATAGACCTGGAAGAGGATGTTGTGGAATGAGGTCCCAAAATAGGCCCCGTCAATGGCCGAGTGGCGGGTTGATTTGGGGTTGTAGATGTCCTCGCAACGGGCGCAGTAGAGCTTGACAGCCTTTTGGTTGGCCACGTCCGAGAGGCCCatcgggaggagggggtgggaatggcaCATCACGCGGGGGCATTTTCCAAAGTCGCATTTCTTGTACTTCTCCAGCTGTTTTTGGTGGGTGATTCATAACAAATTAGCTCTCCAAAATATAACAAGGAACAAAGACTTGAAGGGATGCGAAATCAAACAAAACATACCATCTTTGCCAGGCCGCGCGTAGTGACGATATACCGAGCGTGAATAAGTCCATACAAATGCCTCGCCGACTTTTCTATGGTCTCGCGCATCTCATCGTCGCAGTCGAGGTCGAACACGTCCGTGATCAGGTCGAGCGCGTATTGGTAGTACTGAACCTCGGTGTTCAGTCCCGTCAGATTGAAGCGGTCTGTCAGGTAGTCTTCATCGATTTCGCAATAGTATTCGTTGCCGCGCGACGAGATGAACTGTTGCGATGTGCGTCTGTTAGCTGGcatggtgttttttttttcgttgCTAACGAAGAGTAtaagggggaggaaaagggggggggagggggggaaataTATGGCATACCCAATCCCTCCAGTAACTGGTGTAGTCACTGTCTGAGTCGCTTACAAAATCATCCATGCCGGCCATGTTGGTCGCGCGCGCAGAAAGGGGCCTATGGTCGAAAAGATGATTTGTCTGTCTGGGGGTTCGTTCGGGCAACACCCTAAACCGGCGGCTTGCTGGATGGGGGACCGGACGGGAGAGGGTCGACGGGAGGAGCTTGGGTGAGAGCGGTCTGGGTTGGCGGACGCGTTGTACGTGACAACGGGCTGAAATAACACTGCTGAGCGCCGATGATTCGTGTGCGATGCAGCTCTTCGATGGTATGTTGGCCCAATCTTTGGCTGACTTGGACTGGCCTTGAGGTTGGATTGATGGCCTGTGGTGGGGGACTTTTGCACACTGTGGTGAAGAGGGTCCCAAAGCGAGGGGCAGGGACCTGCCATTATTTCTGCCGATGTACACCGCCTCCCTATCAACATGACCCCCACGTAGTCTTCATGTGCAAGTCAACGACAATATATTGCAGCAGAAAATCAAGACATGATTGTTGTGTCAAATTGAAGCAATGCAGTTCAGTCACTGATCCAGCCACATCACCAATATATTCTAGCACACAATCCGAAGCCAAACCATCAGACATCACCCCCCTGGAATCTCGCCTGAAATGCCTTGATCAGATCTCCCATCGACTTCTCATAGAGCTCCGGTTTACTCGTCGTATTCTTGACATACTCATTCTGCTCCAGCGCATCAACCCACTTCTTCCACCTCATCTCAAACAGAGGTTGCGTCCATCCCGGCagttggcgaagaaggtAAGGCAAACGGATCGCGAAAGGGGCGAGGTGAATGTCGACAAGACTGAAGTGGTCACCCAAGAAGAACGGTCCGTTTTCTTCGGCGTGTTGGACCAGCTCGGCGATATCTCGCTCCAGCTTTTCCGCCGCTTGTCTCTTGGGTTCCTCTTCAGTAGCCGATACGAGGAGGTAAAATGATGGAACTATTCTTGAGTTTATCTGTTCACGCGATTAGTCCTGTTTCAAAAAAGAGATGATGAAGTGGATGTCGACATGGCCTTCTTACGAATTCTATCCACAGCCGACAATTTGCTTTCAATCTTGCATCAGTAGGCAGCAATACTAAATTTCCATGGCCTGAATCTACGAGCTTTTTCAACTCACTTGTCAGCATCGAAGGCGTATCACGACGAAGCATCAACGCCCAGGTGGGCACGACACCTACATATTCAAGAATGACTGTGCTTTCTGCGCAAGCCCAGTCACCTTGTCGAATGGCGGGCACCAGGCCTCTCGGATTCGCTTCGAGCAGCAGGGTAGGCTTCGGCTTTTGCAGAGGGTAGATCTCGCAATATTGATAGTCAAACCCTTTGGCTTCCAGAGCAATCCAGACTCGTTGCGAAAAGGGGCTAATCGGCTGCCGTTAGCAGTGAGAGCTGAAGAGGGCCGAACGGCATTGCTCGCCTACCAGAAACAGGATGCGTAAAACTTGATCATGCCTTCTTTGGCATGCTTCTTTGCGGTCTCGGCGGCAAGCCCCGTTGCCTTCCAAGGTGATAATGACGACGGCTTTGGTGGGCGTTTCACATCCTTCTGTCGTTTCGACCGCTTCCGTTCCCTCTCCTGCTCGGCCAACTCTCGATGTCTTGTGCTCTTCTTGATTTGATCACTCCTTGCCAAGTCATGTTTGTGCTCTGCAGGTTTGCCGTCGCCAACGCCGTTTGTGACACTTCCGTTGATACGTTGAAAAGTGTAAAAAACTTGGTCCTGATGTCGGATACGCGCAAGAGCCTGCCCAAGTTCCGGATTGTTCGTGGCGGCAGCTTCCAGTTCTGCAGTAGAACCTGGCTCATACTTGGTGATTTTTATCTTGACATCGCACAAGCCAAGACCGCGAGCATTTcgtttcctcttcttcttcaggggGTCATCTGACTTTTTGGTTCCCGAAGGGCGGCCCTTGAGACGACAGTCATAATACTTCGCTTCAAAGGGCTTGCTCTTGTACTGTTGCGTCGAGCGGTGGCTGTAAATGTTGTCGATCCAGGGGAAGTACGTCTCGTACCTTGAAGCCGTTGTGTTCCGTTGAGTATACCATATTCACACAAGACAAATGAAAGGCTCAGACTCACTCCTCGTTGCTCAGTAACACGATATCCTCCAGATCAAACAACTTTTGTCTCCATGCTTTGACCGCCGAGGACTCCTCTCTCAGCGGAGTGACGCCATGCCCATGGTGTGATGTTGGCTGAGCGGGTGAGTTCGGTGTCACTGCAGGTGAGCTCAAGCCGTCAAAAAGGCCAGGCGTAGTGGAAGACGCAGGTGCGTCGGGATGCCTCCCGACCTCCTGGCCTTGGCGCTGATGAGGCAGTTGCTTTCTCTggtgtgtttgttgctgtcgaTGCTGGTGTGCTTCATGGGCCACGGTACTGATTTCAGCTCGACGGTTGTTATAGTTGCTGGCATACCCACTCAAGTCCGCGGTTAAGACAGGACTATTGCCCGGAAAACTATCAACTCGTGGCACACTTAGAGCAGGTAGGCCATGGGTCGAGTGAGAGTGTTGGATTTGTTGCGAATCCCCAGCTTCCCGGCTGCTGTGAAGGTGAAGTTGATGCTGCGGTCCGTGATGTGGGTGTAAGTGCAGTGGGGAGCGGCTTGAAGAACGGGGCCCAGCTTCAACGCCAGGCACATACAATGAATCCATGATCGGTTTTCGCAGACATAACTCGAGACGGAGCCTTGCGTGTGAATATACACAGGCTTCAACTTGCAGTGGTCATGATACTCTTCTTAACCAAGCCTAGTCCCCAGTGACGAATCACGAGTAGGCTACCACTCCTGGCATGCAGTTAGTCTGAAGAATCCCAACTGCCGTATGAGATATCGAGAACCGTGGAGGGCAGGGTGAAGGATGCCGGGCGTCGGCAGCGGCAAAGAGGAAGTCTGCTGAAAGGCTGAAGGCCAGTCGAGGGGTTGCCTTGCCGTTGCACGGACCACACATATCAGCCTGGATGGGCTTGGCGCCCATGATCACAGTGCCTCGTTCCCGAACGAGAGGTGAGATTGGAGATGTTGGTATGCTGATTTATTATATCAGGCACCTATAGAGCGCCCGATTCGATGATGATAGTAAGGTAGCAAGTGCTGCTCCAAGAACCTAATTCTCTGTTGTTCTATATCCAACTTGGCGCAATCCTCAGCCATACTACTCCAACTGTTGTTATAGACACTACTATGAATAGTCGTCTCTGTTTTCCGACCGGTTGCCGCTGATAATGCTCCCCGCATCACTGGCTGATTGACCCTCCAGCTCTGAATCGCTCCCTCCAATACGTCTCGAAGCATCGCCTATCGGCCTGAATACACCACTCGAGGGTATCTCTAGTCTCGCCATAGGCCCGTTccctgccaccacccccctgtCCGGTCGTCCCCGTGTTGGGATGTTTACCATTTCCATAGCTTCTCGAAGCGTATCTCCAGTCTCATCAAGCGCGGCCAAAAAGCGCGCGAGCTCCTTGCATAGCTCCCAATCCTCTTCAAGCATTGCTTGACTCAACAGGCGCACACTCTGTTCGCTCGCAGTCGCCAACTCGTCGAATGTATGAAGAACCAGGAGGTACCCGCCCGCTGTCTTGAGGCTCCCGCGCTGAAGGCTTTCTTCGAACAGCTcctggggggggggtagATAGGCGAATAAGGTGCGCCAGGAGCGAAGTTCGGTTTTGCGTGTACATTGCACAACAATGTCGAGGTACTGCTTGAAGCATGACAGAAGAGACAGCACACGAGGCAGAATTGCATTCTCAGGTGCCGGAGGCGGATGCGCGTCCACTTCCTCGTCCAAGACATGATGCAGCAGCACCTCGAGAGCGTGCGCAAAATATTCAAGGTGCTCATGCTCCCGGGCAAGTTGTAACGCCTCTGTAGACTTATTCGCAACCAAATATGACCGGAGGATATCGGGTAGGAAAAGGTGTGTCTGCAGACAGTGTTAGTCGAAGGTGTCTGGATAATTTTCATCTGAGAAACCCTTACCCTGATACAAAAACGGAAGAATGAAAAATTGATATCACGGCGTTGAATCAGCTCTGATTCGACACCGAGGATGATCGCCTTTCCGAGAAGTGTCGAAAGTGGATAGAAGTCGACAGGTATAGAAATCATGGATGGTATGTCCCTTGACACTTCCCCCGATATCGCCTTCAGCACGGGGTCCATATCCGCCCAGGCTTTGAGCTCGGTGCCATCAAAGATCCAGAGAGAATCCTGCAGACTTGCATCGGAGGGCCCGTTTTGAAGTTCGCCTGATCTCTGCGAGGCCACTTCCAAGAACGGCTGGTCCCTCATACTGGTATAATACTCGACATTGTGACAGATGACACGCATGTCATATTTCAGGTTATTCTCTTGAACCGAAGgtcgcaacaacaccagcttcCCATCTACCAGAAACAAGACAGATGCGTGGGCAACATCCTGTGATGGATCACCCTCCAGCAGTTGTCGCTCCGGCAAAATCCAGCTCAGTCCTCTCACTCTTGCAGGTGATCTCACAATGCCGTGAAATGCGATATGGCCGACCTCTATCAGCCGAATCGAGCCTGATACGGGGGCAAAGATGTAGTGATATAACAGATTGTCGTATGTGTAGGCCAATAGTGAGTCTTC is drawn from Podospora pseudocomata strain CBS 415.72m chromosome 1 map unlocalized CBS415.72m_1, whole genome shotgun sequence and contains these coding sequences:
- a CDS encoding uncharacterized protein (EggNog:ENOG503NVQ3; COG:I); translated protein: MPDDSIRPLITARSISPAPTFPTRDTFDTMDLAGDNVVRKGKLSWVVALSYAIDWIILIAVGVVGYILGHITPNKRPFALDDRNISFPYAEQETVPVWLAVVISVMCPIVIIAVICLVFVPGSTVPRGTPKSLIWQRKLWELHQGWLGLALSVMAAWIITNGMKNLFGKPRPDLLDRCQPDMENLKDYIIGGLLRLNSSLTPGHILGPGTLVSPNICTNPDKAVLDDGFRSYPSGHSSSASAGLVYLSLFIASKFAITIPFFSTSGSSADHETTAAAFPSRTRIPSVKVSGPDSYELSNRSPSALTNSIEDPALLSKGVTATNRKIAAVRRQAAAPPLYLLLVAIIPFFASIYIAGSRWWDFRHHAFDILFGYLIGLVGAIFAFRYYHLPISRGAGWAWGPRSHDKAFWAGVGSYSYATSRTRGTYRSGDEEEALGAPIEPYGRGSGMSSVAPVAPRKGGSQGMDARDEDTSYTGASGNDHSPEPHAR
- the CKB2 gene encoding casein kinase 2 regulatory subunit (EggNog:ENOG503NWRA; COG:D; COG:K; COG:T) — encoded protein: MAGMDDFVSDSDSDYTSYWRDWFISSRGNEYYCEIDEDYLTDRFNLTGLNTEVQYYQYALDLITDVFDLDCDDEMRETIEKSARHLYGLIHARYIVTTRGLAKMLEKYKKCDFGKCPRVMCHSHPLLPMGLSDVANQKAVKLYCARCEDIYNPKSTRHSAIDGAYFGTSFHNILFQVYPALVPPKTTERYVPRVYGFKVHAAAALVRWQNKERGEMRRRLRKMEVDSGFAKVDGEDDDEDEEEEDEEEEMMEDAMDHNPAAVVQYRGAGEVATLQ
- a CDS encoding uncharacterized protein (COG:O; EggNog:ENOG503NZ0D) is translated as MDSLYVPGVEAGPRSSSRSPLHLHPHHGPQHQLHLHSSREAGDSQQIQHSHSTHGLPALSVPRVDSFPGNSPVLTADLSGYASNYNNRRAEISTVAHEAHQHRQQQTHQRKQLPHQRQGQEVGRHPDAPASSTTPGLFDGLSSPAVTPNSPAQPTSHHGHGVTPLREESSAVKAWRQKLFDLEDIVLLSNEEYETYFPWIDNIYSHRSTQQYKSKPFEAKYYDCRLKGRPSGTKKSDDPLKKKRKRNARGLGLCDVKIKITKYEPGSTAELEAAATNNPELGQALARIRHQDQVFYTFQRINGSVTNGVGDGKPAEHKHDLARSDQIKKSTRHRELAEQERERKRSKRQKDVKRPPKPSSLSPWKATGLAAETAKKHAKEGMIKFYASCFCPFSQRVWIALEAKGFDYQYCEIYPLQKPKPTLLLEANPRGLVPAIRQGDWACAESTVILEYVGVVPTWALMLRRDTPSMLTSELKKLVDSGHGNLVLLPTDARLKANCRLWIEFINSRIVPSFYLLVSATEEEPKRQAAEKLERDIAELVQHAEENGPFFLGDHFSLVDIHLAPFAIRLPYLLRQLPGWTQPLFEMRWKKWVDALEQNEYVKNTTSKPELYEKSMGDLIKAFQARFQGGDV